A region from the Desulfomarina profundi genome encodes:
- a CDS encoding HNH endonuclease produces the protein MEFFDFDAPDEAQIRLEKNKARDLRKTRWWQQKTASGICHYCGRKTPFKEITMDHVVPLSRGGKSTRNNLVPACKTCNSRKKSMLPLEWDEYLEKISKD, from the coding sequence ATGGAATTTTTTGATTTTGATGCCCCGGACGAGGCCCAGATTCGCCTGGAAAAGAACAAGGCCAGGGATCTGCGCAAAACCCGCTGGTGGCAGCAGAAAACCGCCTCCGGCATCTGCCATTACTGCGGCCGGAAAACGCCTTTCAAGGAGATAACCATGGACCATGTCGTGCCCCTGTCGCGGGGCGGAAAGTCCACCAGGAACAATCTTGTCCCCGCCTGCAAGACCTGCAACAGCAGAAAGAAAAGCATGCTTCCCCTGGAATGGGACGAATATCTGGAAAAAATCAGCAAGGACTGA
- a CDS encoding ComEA family DNA-binding protein, which translates to MKTHRFFTGAILLFAATILLTPSLSSATDPGKAASMLTNIASDAGLMEKININTASVDALSQIPGIGPQIGQAIAAYREAHGAFASIKDLANIDGIDASLLEKIMPLLTTGQE; encoded by the coding sequence ATGAAGACACACCGATTTTTTACTGGAGCGATTTTACTTTTTGCCGCGACCATCCTGCTTACCCCGTCCCTTTCCTCCGCTACTGACCCCGGCAAGGCGGCCTCCATGCTGACCAATATTGCCAGCGATGCGGGCCTTATGGAAAAGATCAATATCAATACAGCCAGTGTTGACGCCCTCTCCCAGATTCCGGGTATCGGGCCCCAGATCGGCCAGGCGATTGCCGCCTACCGTGAGGCACACGGAGCCTTTGCAAGTATAAAAGATCTTGCCAATATCGACGGCATAGATGCCAGCCTGCTGGAAAAGATCATGCCCCTTCTGACCACCGGCCAGGAGTAA
- a CDS encoding ATP-dependent helicase, giving the protein MTAVNLDQLNEPQYTAVTTTEGPVLVIAGAGSGKTRTLVYRVAHLIERGVAPESILLLTFTRKASQEMLWRAGRLLNDTCSRVVGGTFHGVANMLLRRFGAELGFGSSFTIIDRADAEGIVNLLKSSLGLGKRDKRFPSKRAIINMISGSVNKSIDLEDLVLEQYSHLSDHLEEILQLQKHYGEFKFDHGLMDYDDLLVNWKRLLSESPAARDEISGRFRYIMVDEYQDTNLVQADIIRGLAHNHENVMVVGDDSQSIYSFRGADFYNIMRFPKEFENTKIIKLEENYRSTQPILSLTNDIIRNAEEKYTKTLFTSIEGDILPKLYVAKNEGDEAAFIVKTIRKLESRGVALENIAVLFRSGFHSYKLEMELAVENIDFEKRGGLKLTESAHMKDVLAFLRILVNPRDNLSWNRIFLQLDKVGPKTAQKITAFISAAADPYLALPEYPAGKTWKDSFNNLVELIRELLSGNQAPSVLFEQVLAYYLPIFYELYADDYPKRQKDLDQLGAIMKEYDDLQAFIDDTTLDPPENTGTDDDIRRLVLSTIHSSKGLEFEAVFIIGLAEGRFPHSSSGFGGQWEEERRLLYVAATRAKKYLYLSYPRQLMGRDRRFSFAPMSPFLAELGGGLYQKIDSASCSSDYRTGRFSGKPPTGKKTVRKTVRKLKMSDFSVGCKVEHPFFGTGSVKKLSGSRSLDVLFDRHGLKTLHLDYAKLKIK; this is encoded by the coding sequence ATGACAGCAGTCAATCTCGACCAGCTCAACGAACCGCAGTACACGGCGGTAACAACCACCGAAGGGCCGGTGCTGGTTATCGCGGGAGCCGGAAGCGGCAAAACCAGGACCCTGGTGTACCGGGTGGCCCATCTGATAGAGCGGGGAGTCGCTCCGGAATCCATTCTCCTGCTTACCTTTACCAGAAAGGCCAGCCAGGAGATGCTCTGGCGGGCGGGAAGGCTGCTCAACGATACATGCAGCCGGGTGGTTGGCGGTACCTTCCACGGGGTTGCCAATATGCTTCTCCGGCGTTTCGGGGCTGAGCTGGGTTTCGGCTCCTCCTTTACCATCATTGACCGGGCAGACGCGGAAGGGATTGTCAATCTCTTGAAATCTTCCCTTGGTCTGGGGAAACGGGACAAGCGCTTTCCCTCAAAGCGGGCCATCATCAACATGATCAGCGGCTCGGTCAACAAGTCCATCGACCTGGAAGATCTTGTCCTTGAACAGTACAGCCATCTCAGCGACCACCTGGAGGAAATTCTTCAGCTGCAGAAACACTATGGAGAGTTCAAGTTCGACCACGGCCTCATGGACTACGACGACCTGCTGGTGAACTGGAAACGGCTCCTTTCCGAGTCACCCGCCGCCCGCGACGAAATATCCGGACGTTTCAGATATATCATGGTGGACGAATACCAGGACACCAATCTCGTCCAGGCGGACATCATTCGCGGTCTTGCCCACAACCATGAGAACGTGATGGTGGTGGGGGACGATTCCCAGTCTATCTACTCCTTTCGGGGCGCCGATTTCTACAATATCATGCGTTTTCCGAAAGAATTTGAAAATACAAAAATAATTAAACTGGAAGAAAACTACCGCTCCACCCAGCCCATCCTTTCGCTGACCAACGATATTATCAGGAACGCGGAGGAAAAATATACAAAAACCCTGTTTACCTCCATCGAAGGGGATATCCTGCCAAAACTCTACGTGGCCAAAAACGAAGGTGACGAGGCGGCCTTTATCGTCAAAACCATTCGTAAACTCGAAAGCCGGGGTGTTGCCCTTGAAAATATAGCAGTCCTCTTCCGCTCCGGTTTTCATTCCTATAAGCTTGAGATGGAACTGGCGGTGGAGAATATTGATTTTGAAAAGCGGGGCGGGCTGAAGCTGACGGAATCGGCCCATATGAAGGATGTACTGGCCTTTCTGCGGATCCTGGTCAATCCCAGGGACAACCTCTCCTGGAACCGGATTTTTCTCCAGCTTGACAAGGTGGGGCCCAAGACCGCTCAGAAGATTACAGCCTTTATCTCCGCCGCAGCCGATCCCTACCTGGCCCTGCCCGAATACCCCGCCGGAAAAACGTGGAAGGACTCGTTTAACAACCTGGTGGAACTGATTCGGGAACTGCTGTCCGGGAACCAGGCACCTTCCGTGCTCTTCGAACAGGTTCTGGCCTACTATTTACCGATTTTTTATGAACTGTACGCCGATGACTATCCCAAACGACAGAAGGACCTGGACCAGCTTGGTGCCATCATGAAGGAATATGATGACCTCCAGGCCTTTATCGACGATACAACCCTTGATCCGCCCGAAAACACCGGAACGGATGATGATATCCGGCGGCTGGTATTATCCACCATCCATTCCTCCAAGGGACTGGAATTTGAAGCAGTTTTTATTATCGGTCTTGCGGAAGGGCGTTTTCCCCATAGTTCTTCGGGGTTCGGCGGCCAGTGGGAGGAAGAGAGAAGACTGCTCTACGTGGCAGCCACCAGGGCGAAAAAATATCTTTACCTTTCCTATCCCCGCCAGTTAATGGGCCGGGACAGGCGGTTTTCATTTGCCCCCATGTCACCGTTCCTGGCGGAGCTTGGCGGTGGACTTTACCAGAAAATTGACAGCGCTTCTTGTTCGTCGGACTACAGGACCGGCCGGTTTTCCGGTAAACCTCCCACCGGAAAGAAAACGGTACGTAAGACGGTTCGTAAACTGAAAATGTCTGATTTTTCCGTGGGCTGCAAGGTGGAGCACCCGTTTTTTGGTACAGGCAGTGTCAAAAAACTCTCGGGCTCCAGGTCACTGGATGTGCTTTTTGACCGCCATGGCCTGAAAACGCTGCACCTGGACTACGCCAAATTGAAAATAAAATAA
- a CDS encoding bifunctional folylpolyglutamate synthase/dihydrofolate synthase, with protein MNMTYDEVQDHLDKLQMHKIKLGLDAMRSFLDRVGRPEQKLNCIHIAGTNGKGSVCAALAEVLGRCGYRVGVYTSPHLSSVRERFRIGDSYISREDFAALGSRICAVLGEDKITYFEFTTALGLLWFEQSGVDLVLLETGLGGRLDATNVVTPLVSVITSISMDHELYLGDSLTAVAGEKAGIIKENIPVVSGATHPEAAAVIRRVCKEKNAPFYQLCQDFDCGENDDNTWSWLGGERFGSRKIEGLTCAHQSLVHKENDALAIGVLNILQDIDYKIDFDKLREGLAAVRWPGRMEYFELPFPAGKRGKKGSGNGLEIRRYLLDGAHNPAGVKNLALTLKEKFSYEKLICIWGSMADKDLTSTLAAIVPLADELIFTQPEGERSATVEHISSFLPEDEGIIYNCISDGEEALEFAALRATGKDLIVIGGSLYLVGAMRTMLLGELVEDNLLQIR; from the coding sequence ATGAATATGACCTATGACGAGGTGCAGGACCACCTCGATAAACTGCAGATGCACAAGATCAAGCTTGGCCTGGACGCCATGCGCTCCTTTCTGGACAGGGTCGGCAGACCCGAGCAGAAGCTGAACTGCATCCATATCGCAGGGACTAATGGAAAAGGTTCCGTCTGTGCGGCTCTGGCGGAGGTGCTTGGTCGCTGTGGATACAGGGTGGGTGTCTATACTTCTCCCCATCTCAGTTCCGTGCGGGAGCGGTTTCGTATTGGCGACAGCTATATCAGCCGGGAGGATTTTGCGGCTCTTGGTTCCCGGATCTGTGCGGTGCTGGGAGAGGACAAAATCACCTATTTCGAGTTCACCACCGCCCTGGGTCTTCTCTGGTTTGAGCAGTCCGGGGTTGACCTGGTTCTTCTGGAAACCGGCCTTGGCGGCAGGCTTGACGCCACCAATGTCGTTACTCCTCTGGTGTCTGTCATAACCAGTATCAGCATGGACCATGAGCTCTACCTGGGCGACAGTCTGACGGCGGTTGCCGGAGAAAAGGCGGGCATAATCAAGGAAAACATCCCGGTGGTTTCAGGAGCGACCCACCCGGAGGCCGCGGCTGTTATCCGCCGGGTCTGCAAAGAGAAAAACGCCCCTTTCTACCAGCTTTGTCAAGATTTTGACTGCGGGGAAAATGATGATAATACATGGAGTTGGCTGGGTGGAGAGCGCTTTGGCAGCCGCAAAATAGAAGGGCTGACCTGCGCCCACCAAAGCCTGGTCCACAAGGAGAACGATGCCTTGGCCATTGGTGTGCTTAATATATTGCAAGATATTGATTATAAAATAGATTTTGATAAACTCAGAGAGGGGCTGGCCGCCGTGCGGTGGCCCGGCAGGATGGAATATTTCGAACTGCCATTTCCTGCCGGAAAGAGGGGAAAAAAGGGGTCGGGAAACGGGTTGGAGATACGTCGTTATCTCCTTGACGGCGCGCATAATCCCGCCGGTGTCAAAAATCTGGCACTTACCCTGAAAGAAAAATTTTCCTATGAAAAACTGATCTGTATCTGGGGTTCAATGGCCGACAAGGATCTCACCTCCACCCTGGCTGCCATTGTTCCCCTGGCGGACGAACTGATCTTTACCCAGCCGGAAGGGGAGCGCTCCGCGACTGTGGAGCATATCAGCTCTTTTCTTCCCGAAGACGAGGGAATCATCTATAACTGTATCAGTGACGGTGAAGAGGCCCTTGAATTTGCGGCCCTGCGTGCCACGGGAAAAGACCTGATTGTGATCGGTGGCTCCCTCTATCTTGTCGGAGCCATGCGCACCATGCTGCTTGGGGAGCTGGTGGAGGATAACCTGTTACAAATACGATGA